In the genome of Populus trichocarpa isolate Nisqually-1 chromosome 10, P.trichocarpa_v4.1, whole genome shotgun sequence, the window CAACCAGGTCTTGCAAAGtgttttttctcattctttCCAGTCCTTAAATCTTGCTCAATTTATCTATTGAGTCCAATGctaaccctttttttctttttaaattctcTTACATGTTAACCACCTGTGCTAATCCTGGAAAAACACAATCAagttcttggattattttttagggCATGGTTGGAagtattatgattatttttaaaatattttttatttaaaaatatattaaaatattttttttaaaaaaatcatatttgatattaacgattaaaaaatatctaaaaatactaaaaaaacattaatttttataaaaaaattcaatttttttcaaaaatattttcaaaacgcaaaatcaaacaaaacctatacaattatgaatatttttacattgaccataactttttttaattttcattgaaaatttcATCTCAAATCATGATAAATACTTGGATTTGAGAAAaatctataatatatttatagttttttctaacttgtctttttaaattatatccgtaagaattattataatattaaatacgctaaaatatataattaattataagattcAATTCTACATCTAAGACTTGAATTACCAATCAATTCAATTCCAATTATAATAAGAAATGATCCAtcataacaaagaaaagaaaattcaaaaaaaaagaaagaaaaatgcaaaagaaaaacatcagaTCTAGTATAATTAAACCCTGGATATGTGATTGGACTTAGTTCGGTGTGCATAAACATaataatctcttttttatttcatacatttccttgaagaaaaaaatgtctGGTTAAATTGGAGATAATACAGTACTCTTTGTCCTTATTTGATCCACCGACCGTTGTggctttctcttttttattgctttgcttgttaattttctttacaCATGTTCAAATCATCACCATAAAAAAGTACGAggaagtgtgtgtgtgtctatatatatatatatatatatatatatatatatatatatatattgaggttCCAAGCATGTCTTTTCTAGTCCATGGAGGAGGAAATCAGACCACCTTGAATCTGTGAAAACCTTGAAGGTTACGTTACAAGGAGAATGAAGAATATCGAATACATGAAAAAACGCACAAATATGAGATAATAATCTCAAATTTATCAAAGATTCATgtgaattcaataatttaaatttttaggtgtgagatttcaagatataatttatattattttttaatttattatctcaAGTGAAAACTCTTTAgacttgaaatttatatatattcatgttatcttgtacttattttttatcaaataaataaagaatgagaTTCAAGCTCGTGATCTCTTagcatcaagactctgatactttgttaaaaaattatctcatcccaataaattaaatttttaggtgagatctcaagatatggtttatattattctctaataaaattatattgtatgattttatttaacaatttaatttttaatatattaagatgATTTTCTTGATACAGCTAGAGCCAATATTTAAATGTATTATTATAAagtaatgtaaaaatatattttgatgtaaatAAAAGCTTAGCATCCTAACCCTATTTTATGTGCGAGCATCCTAAAAAATGAGAGCATAATGCTGGCAGACGCATCGAAAATGATTAACAAGCTGTTCCTAAAGAAGACATGGCAGAAGTGTGAACAGTGTGTATAGTAGATTAATTTACTATGCACTGTGtacttagagtgtgtttggtgttgcggtagctgttgtggttgtggtttaaaaaaatttgttttataaaaagtacttttagttgtggttggtttgaaaaataggtgtttagttaaaactgtggttgaaattgaggttgaagaaaaagtagtttaatgtgtttggttaagaatgtttttgaaattgaggttataaaataatttaaaaaaatataaattaatattgatggtttttaatttaaatattgtggatttaactattgcggtaatatcatgaaataaatcatactttatataaaaaaaatttattgttctattaaactatctacaattctattacgtacaaaatttatctgacaagaactacagtttccataattttttagcgtgtaataaaattagataaaatattatcatgtataaaattcactctaaactagtttttttaaaaaaaaaattaacaaaaaaaaaattaacacactaaaaaaaaaaaaagtccacgCAGTGCAAGTGAACAGTGTAACAAAATTGCATTGTTcactatttttaacatgaacagtgcatccactttgcactgttcatgttaattgcactgttcattgaacaTTGCAATTAACACCACAGTGCAAGAAAAGCATGTTACACTTGCTTCTTCCAATCTTGCGTTGCAAACACAGAAAGTGATGGCCCCCATGAACAgtaattaatggttttttctttaccaaacgCTTGGCTCCTGCGTTTTGATTGAAACGCAATCTCTACCGTGTAAACAAACGACCTCTTAATAAAAGTAAACAGTACCGGCAAAGCAGGTTGATCTTGTTTTTGCCGAAATTGTCTTtatgtgcctttttttttatgagtttcttgttttaaaaacacttgttattattttaaccaaacatgtattttttgtggttttttcatAACACAACCGCTGTCATATAAACAAATACACTCTTGTACAAAGCTATAAAATGCATGCTACTCAAGTAAAATATGTAGTATAAACTAACATCTatccttgatatatatatattaaacctCATGGAACCAAAATAGGCAACCAAAACAGGCAATGCTGGATTCGATCACAAAACTTCCAACTAATCGAAACCGTTAAAAAGTTATCTCAATTTGTTATTCTTTAATGAAAtgaaagttttttgaatttgaaacttgtataagttcatattaatttgtgtttaatttttatcaaataaacatgGATAATAAGATTCAAATTCATGagcacttggtcatcaagactttaatattatgttaatgttccatttcaatcaaaaaatttaaactattaaataagattgaaaacataatttatattattttataatacaaaatGAACTAAGATGAAAATATATACCATCCAATTCAATCCAACAAGCACAATATTATGAATATATCCAAAATGGGAAACATAACAAAAGAATGTTCTCAAATCTTGAAAAACCCTACTATCAGACAAACACTAGATCATGATTTGCAAGAGAAGAAGATCAAAACCTTCTTCCTAAGTCCTAAATAATCAACTAATTAGGATAATTAATAAGCTGGAAGCTATGGTCCCcggaatagaaaaataatgcaCATCGTAAAAGGAGAATGAAATAAGaagaaacaaaggaaagaaGGGGGAAAGAGCTGTTACTTGAATATATTAAGCTGCCCTTTCCTCTCCTAACctcttcaatattatttttcttccttttggctTGTATATGGTCTCATACGAAAATCAACTCATGACCTCCAAGGGATATATACTTCTTGATCCATATATATAGCTACATCCTCTGCACATATATACCTGGGCCTGAGGTATCTGGAGAAGCATGCCTAGTGTTGCGAACTCATGCACAGCATCAATCCTTGTAATCAAGAAATGGTGCATCAAGGATATAATTTAATAGATCAAactttgagtttattttttaaaaatcactaattTAAGTCTTATAAACTTCAGAATCACTAGAaatttatataatcgttaattttaagAGCCAtaagattaatcgaggtatATTCAAGTTAACTCAAacacctatattaataataataaaaaaaagtgttgcaTCCACAttagctaatattaaaaattatttttaatattagcacattaaaacaatataaataaataataatttttaaaaaaaatcaaaatttaaagaaacacgATGTAAATCAAGTTTCGAAACAGGCTCTTATCATATAAGTATGAGATTACTGGTTTAACCTGGAATGTCTGGGAGTGCTTCCAGTGAAGAAAGGAAGCATGAGGACTTGCGCCACCACCTTAACAGGATCCAGTAACTTTCAAGCCTTTCGTGCTAAATAATCTGCCATGTTTGCACCAGAGCTCACTCCACGCACTATTCATCTGTTCTGGTATCAATACCAAGTCAGGGAGACTGCTTCTTTAAAACAGATGGGAAAGAAAGCCATGAAAATATCACCAAAATGAACTTCTATATTGATGCAAACTGAAGGGATTCTGAGCATTAGGATGATTATCAAACACAATTAAATGAGAATCTTACCTaaatatattatacaaataacctaataaatattttataaataagtgAAATaggtttaattgtatttaaaaagaGATCCAAACATACTAAAATTAAGTTagcattttaaaatgaaaatatgaaatattcAATTGTTAGATTAAACTCAACTCTAATAATTAGATGAGAATATGatctaaatatattatataaataaccTAGCTGATGTTTTATGGATGAGTGAAATTGATCTagttagatataaaaaaatctgtTAATagcttaaaatgaaaatataaaatatctaattattggactaagcttaactttaatattatttttttaaaaaaattatttaaaacaatgcatttaaaaaaataaagtaatgtaGTTTTGGAATAGTAATTTATTAATCCATGAATTGACCTATAACAAATATAATACTATCTTTAAActtatttcaatctttttattatttaaaaaatatatatgatagattaagattataaaactcatatttttaattgttattcaaGTATGAAAAACTCAAGTGAGACTTCTCCGATTCAactccaataatattttttttaattttcgtttaaaataacattttttaaaaaatataaaaaggtatgGTTTCCATCAATCCCGAATTGACAAAGAAACctgtgaaaaatataaaaactctcTTAAAActtatttcaatctttttatatatttttttaatattttgtgaggataattgaaaaatactacGAGTACTCTTGACTCTTGACTTACACATAAATTGGATCGTTATCCAGTTATATAGTCTCCGAGACTGGTTCGTTAAGATTCCCAAGATCCAAAGCATGAAATTTCAGCCCCGACACTAGGCGGTAACAACAAAAGACTTGATCCAACTGTCAATTTAGCCTAAGGCTTAACCCCTAAAATATCGTTTCAAGATTTCTGACATTGTTTCGGTGAGAAAAAGATCGGATTCTTCTTACCACCTTCGCACGGGTTAGACCCGGATTATCAAATTGACTCGCTGGACTATGCTAAATTTTATAACTATAGGCCTGTTATAAAGAAAGTTAAATGAATTGGGAATTTCACTGTAGCttcaaatacatattattgtAAATTGTGATAGTAAAATTTTCATGGGTATTATGTGTAATTAAGAGGACTATAGAAacgttttagtatttttcacgttgtcttttctattttttatttgaaaagttgttGGCGTGCGTTCCACACGCTCCAACGAGTGAACGACGCTCATGTCATTAAGGAGGCGCATGAGACGCCTGTCGAAAGCCAAATCTAGCCATATGTTGTCTAGATAGATGCGTAGACATGCTCTCTTTCACATGGTGCAGCGCGTGTAGACAAATCATGGTTGAATTGTCGCTGGTGAtcgattgtttgtgttttttctctctctcctgaCAACTAAAATGCACAATTATtctctgtttgtttgttgtttgcttgGATCTGGCAAGAGTAGGCTCTTGAGTCTTCATCGCAGCCAAATTCAAGTCGCTTGGATCTAGCATGACTGCCAGatacaaaaaacttaaaatattatctatattcttaatattttttgataattttaaagaaaatgatattgaCCCGCtattatttagtattaaaaCTCGTTGAGTGGTTGGATAGTGTGGACTTTCACATTTTGGGTGGATGGAAGGAATGATAAGCATATATATGTTAATACAATTAATGAAGCGAATTTCAGGATATATAATCTTCAAACTTGCAGTATAGTTCTCAAccgttttaattatattggtcCAGCACAAGTTCTTGACAAGGAGTACAAAGGAATTCTAGCAGAAGAATAAGTGGAGCAGGTAAGACACcaattcaaacaatatttttaatttctcatgcCTTGAGACATGGCTGACATACTGTGTTCAGACATTTTGGAAAATCTCTTTTAATATTCCAATTTGACatactgtatatatatatgataatcaCTACAAGTTAGATCGTCAGGGATGGAGTGAATAGAATAAATTCTGTAAAATAAGAAATCTTATACCGTACGTTTATTTGAACAGTGGCACCTCTGCCCTATCAGAATCTTTCTTGTTCCCTTTGCCCTATCACATTCTTTCTTGCTTCTCttaatcaaagattttcaaCGTGATTTTTTCCAGTTTCGAAAGAAGTGTATATTATTGTCTATCATAGTGAAAAAGACCTCATctctaccatatatatatatatatttcattattttacgAAATTAGGAGACGAGTTAATTTTCATGGTAGGAATTAGCAGCTCTATATAAGAGCTTCGCAACGAAGGTAGAATTCCAAATACACAATTGATAACTACACACACTTCTGGGAAACGACCAAGTTAATTACCAGCTGAAATGAAGATTGAAATTGAAGTAATCTCCAACGAGATCATCAAGCCATCTTCTCCAACCCCAGATCACCTTCGCCATTACCAGCTCTCCTTTCTTGATCAAATCTCTCCCCCAACCTATAACCCTTTGCTCCTCTTCTATCCAGCAGACGGTGATGTCAAGATCAACAACATAGAGAAACCTAACCAGCTCAAGCAATCCTTGTCTGAGGTCTTAAACCTTTACTATCCCTTAGCCGGACGTATTAAGGACAACCTTTTCGTAGAGTGCAACGATGAGGGCATTCCATTTTTCCAGGCAGAAGTCAAGTGCCGACTTCCACAAGTTGTTGAGAATCCAGAACCTAGTGAACTCAACAAGTTGATCCCATTTGCACTAGATGATGCTGAAGAACTGCCTCTAGGCATCCAGTACAACATCTTTGAGTGTGGTGGAATTGTTATTGGTCTGTGCATCTCACACAAAGTTGGAGATGCATCATCACTGTTCACGTTTATCAAATATTGGGCTGCCACTGCTCGTGGAGAAGCAGATCACATATCAAGACCAGAGTTTATCTCTGCAACTCTCTTCCCACCTATCAACATATCAGGGTTTAAACCAGCCACTGGTATCACTAAAGAAGATGTTGTGACAAAAAGGTTCGTGTTCCGCTCCTCTTCAATAGAGCTGCTAAAAGAAAAATGCAGTCCTGCAAGTGGAAGCTTGGAAAATCAGCGACCACCATCACGTGTTGAGGCCTTGTCAGTATTCATATGGCAACGCTTCACAGCTGCCACTAAAGTAGAATCAAGACCTGAAAGAATTTACTCCATGGTTCATGCAGTGAACCTGCGCTCGAGGACGGAACCTCCGCTCCCAGAATACTCCTTCGGAAACTACTATCGGATTGCATTCACAATTCCATCCATTGATACTGGCGAGGAAAACTACAATCTTGTTAGTCAGATCAGAGACTCAATTGGTAAAGTTGACAAAGAATACGTGAAGAAACTTCAAAAGGGCAGTGAGCACTTGGGCTTCATGAAAGAACAAGCTGCAAGATTTCTCAGAGGTGAGGTGGTTTCTTTGAACTTCACAAGCTTGTGCAGGTTTCCTTTGTATGAAGCTGATTTTGGGTGGGCGAAACCTATATGGGTAGGCTCTCCAAGTCTCACCTTCAAGAACCTAGTTGTTTTCATGGACACTGCATCAGGTGATGGAATAGAAGCACTTGTGCACTTGAAGGAGGAAGACATGGCCAAATTCCAAGAGGATGAGGAGTTGCTTCAGTATATTGTACCAACCAAATGTTAAACAGACTACATTAATTACATATCGTTATTAGTATATTGGTAAGTACTTTCTTAATGTCCTTATGGTGGTTTCGACTGTGTTGAATCAATCTGGGTAATATTATAAGCTTTTCGATGTATTATTAATTTAGTAtgtaaattcaacaaattaaaataaaagaagaagaagaagaaagaacgACATGAAAATCAAAAGGGACCCGTTGAAAAGAGATTTGGATCCTACATGTCCGTTCGATTATGTTTCAAATTTAGCTATTCATTGTGAATTAAATAATCTGAATTattggagaaaaataaaataataaagattatgttttaaattgttacCGTTTATATTATAAACTGAATCTTGtctattcaatttaaatttaatattttaaatttaacaaatatatgaTTATGTTTCCTAGAAAATAGAATATCTCAATTCATTTAAAGGAATGTCTTGAATTTGTCAAACCCTCCATTCGATGCACGAAGAAGAGGTTAATTGCTTGAAATTGGTTGGTGCAGCTTGTGGAAGAAAGAACATGCGCCTGCAATGCAACGTGCCTTACCATTTGTAAatccaacaaaacaaagaaacgaTACTAATTATTCTAATATGTTGCAAGCAGCTCCttatttcttaacaaatttataataatataaacaaaattaggaTTATAAGAACGAATCCAAAATACAacattgagaaataaaaagcgAATAACATATTCTCAATCCAGTATAATTGcatcaaaaattaattagtacCTAGAATGGCAAACCTTTCATTAAAAAGTTTATGACAAGCGGAAAAATTAGAGAACTAAAATGCATAAGATTGGTAAAATTGGCAAGCCAATTTCTACTGAAAAAAGCTCCActagtgaaaatatttttatctaggGTAAAGAAACACAAATTTGAATAGGTAAGGATTCAATGAGAATTGAGAAAggcttagttaattttattgaggacttaattggaagaaaaaaaattatatttaaaatcaatttttgacTTTAATTGGAGGAAATTAAAGTCTGGAGGTCAACTtgcaattttaaagagttaatttgatcaaatcatgagcttaattgcataaatattaaaatttgatgggAAATTAGAGATTTAATTTGTCATTATAATCCCCAATATTCAGTCGTAAAAAATATAGCTattcattttgaattaaataatcTGAATTattggagaaaaataaaataataaagattatgttttaaattgttaccgtttatatatattataaactgAATCTTGtctattcaatttaaatttaatattttattatgtttccaaaaaaatagaatatctCAATTCATTTAAAGGAATCTTGAATTTGTCAAACCCTCCATTCAATGCTCGAAGAAGAGGTTGCTTGAAATTGGTTGGTGCAGATTGTGGAAGAAAGAACATGCTGCAATGCAATTTGCCTTACCATTTGTAAatccaacaaaacaaagaaaagatacaGCAATAGCAATAGTTATCGTAGCATAACAATATACAAGTAGTCATTATTCTAATATGTtaccactaccagaaattcgcttaataccaacggaattaccgacgaaataattctgtcggtaatttacagtcacaattaccgacggaattttttctGTCTGTAATTCCATCGATATATACTGGCGGACTACTTCGGTCGATATTTATTGACGAAATGACAGACAGAATATtcagaattaaagaaaaagggtGGTTCGCTGACGTGGAAG includes:
- the LOC112328871 gene encoding stemmadenine O-acetyltransferase, whose translation is MKIEIEVISNEIIKPSSPTPDHLRHYQLSFLDQISPPTYNPLLLFYPADGDVKINNIEKPNQLKQSLSEVLNLYYPLAGRIKDNLFVECNDEGIPFFQAEVKCRLPQVVENPEPSELNKLIPFALDDAEELPLGIQYNIFECGGIVIGLCISHKVGDASSLFTFIKYWAATARGEADHISRPEFISATLFPPINISGFKPATGITKEDVVTKRFVFRSSSIELLKEKCSPASGSLENQRPPSRVEALSVFIWQRFTAATKVESRPERIYSMVHAVNLRSRTEPPLPEYSFGNYYRIAFTIPSIDTGEENYNLVSQIRDSIGKVDKEYVKKLQKGSEHLGFMKEQAARFLRGEVVSLNFTSLCRFPLYEADFGWAKPIWVGSPSLTFKNLVVFMDTASGDGIEALVHLKEEDMAKFQEDEELLQYIVPTKC